A stretch of DNA from Cyprinus carpio isolate SPL01 chromosome A25, ASM1834038v1, whole genome shotgun sequence:
CAGCAGAAGCATCTCCGACGTGCTGCTCAGGGCCACTATGAAGGGCGCCTGCGAGGCGTAGTCCGCCTCGGTCCGCTGGAACGACAGCTGCATGACGGCCAGCGCCAGGAGACTGTTCTGCACGCCCACCTCGATACTGACGGTCTTCCTCTGAGCCGGCGCCAGCCCCGCCAGCCGCGCCAAGCCAAAGCCCACCAGCAGCCCGAAGACGGGCACGGTCACACCCGCCACCACGATCGGAGGCTGCACGTTGGCGAGGATGGAGGAGCCCATCTGATAGGCCATGAAGATCCCCCCGACGATGAGCACGAAGCTGAAGGGGCGGATGAGGGCGAGCAGGCAGGACGCGGGTGACGCGGCCGGCAGGCGGAGCTTCACCAGCATGCCCAGCGAGATGGGAATGGCGATGAAGAGCAGCGTGCCGAGGATCTTGACGAAGGGCACGTGGAGAGCGGCGTGGACCCCCAGTAGCCGGCCGTACAGCGCTGAGGACAGCGGCATGGCTGCGGCCGCCACCACGGTGGAGATGAGGGTCATGCTGATGGCCAGGGTGACGTCTCCGCCCAGCAGCAGGCTGTAGAGGTACCCCCCGCCTCCGCCCGGGGCCGAGCAGGTGATGACCAGCCCCAGCGACAGCGCCTTGGGAAGGGACACCAGGCAGGACAGCCCGTACGCATAGAGCGGCATTATGAGGAACTGACCCGCTACGCCCAGCAGCAGCGGCACCGGCCTCCTCAGCAGACCCAGCAGAACCTCCACCTCCACCTTACAGCCAAACGCACACTTGTTGATGAAGATGAGCGGCAGCAGCGCGAACAGGACGGGGTTCTCCGAGAAGTGCGCGAGTCCGCTGGACCCGGGGTCATCGCCGCCCGCCGCCACCCTGATGGAGTAATCGCTCCGCTCCTCGATCAGAACCGGCTCGAGTCTCTGTACAGGTCCAGCAGCTGGATGAGCAGCGGAGCCGTGCCCGGCACCCCAGACCGGATGCTGATGACGTAACTGCTCACGGCTCCCGAGCGTCCGCTGTCACTCACGTTGAGGATGGAGATCACGTCCGGGTCCAGAGATCTCACCCGAACCGTCTGTTTGAGGCTCTCGCGACCCTTCCGGCCTCCGGAGCTGCGGTACCGGCTGGAGATGACGATCACTCCGGGCGTGTTCTGGGGAAACTCGAACTCCTGCGAGGAGCCGTCGCCGATGTACAGGTACTGGAGGGGCTTCGGGTTCCGGTCGGGTTCTTCGGGGTCTTCCGCTTGAGCGATTAACAGCAGACAGCTCAACGCGAGCACCGTCTTCATGTCTCCACCAGCCACGACACCGAGAGCTGTCAGTACAATCACCGATTCATCAGAGGCGTTAATACTCGTCCTCGAACTGCTTCAAACACAGCCGCGGTCCGCTAAGAACATCTTTAAATCTGCTCATGACGGCCTGGACTGGAACATCCGGCACGCACGGTTCAGAGACGGTATTTCCGTGTGTGGGGATCAGTGTTTCTCGTCATGCTGGCTCGTGATTCCGGTCTGAGCTGCTCGGGCGGTTACTACGGGCGACTCCCTGAAGAAACACCACAGCAGCAGAGCGGAAACCGGTCTGGAAGGGGGAGGGGTTTAGCAGCGCGGGCGGCGTCTCTGATTGGTCCAAGCAAGAACTCTTCACTGCGTAACTCCAATACAGCGACCTTTAAGTAGGTTTCCATCATTATTCAAGTGTAAATTATTATCCGAACAGTAGCTGAAGCGACACAGTTTCGGGTTTTGGTCACATAATATAAATGTCCTCCGAAATGTGAAAAGATCGGTCTTTGTTTCTGAGCAACATTGCGCCCCCTGCAGGAATAACCACGTGCTTCACGAGACCGGGATAGGAGAGAGGAAGGTAGTCTGGTTAGGGTAGGCGATCGTGGACTAACCTCGCTTATTTTACTTCTCTAATGTTTCCACTTGACTTGTCAATAAAAATGTGTTGAGATACTTCAGTATCAGAATATTACAGAAATACTGTAGAAACCAGTGCATGCATTGTTTGCTGCTCCGCCATTCAGCGACTGCTATTTATATCCTCATGTGTCATGTGTCCTCTCTTATTGTGTCACTTTATCATTATGTTGACATGTTTGTGTTCCACGACACTGGAATGTAGAAGTGGAGCCACCTGTCTAAATGAATCAGCACATTACTAcatgattaatcattaaaaaaggcCAATCTCTAAACACATTAGTCAATCAGTCGATACAAAACAAAGGCAGTGCAACTGTACTGTACAACacccaacactgataataatcagaaatgtttcttgagcagcaaatcatcatattagaatgatttctgaagataacgtgacactgaagactggagtaatgatgctgaaaatacagctgcgcatcacagaaataaattacactttaacacattctcgaataataaaaaaaagtcattaaattgTTCACATATTTCACAGAATTGATGAATGAAACCTCTGGTGAGCAGGAGAGACTTGTGTAACTGTacaattttattcaataaaaagaacaaaaacaaacatccaaTCAAGAAAGATCAGAAAACGTATAACGTGCTTGATTTCACTAAAACACAGTAATGATAATTAAGCATGTGTGTGTAGTGTAAATTATCTCTAAAACATCTAGTTATTTATGACATGATGCATATCCCAAACTGAACAGCGTCTTGATGTGATCATCTCCTAACATCCACTGTATGTCTTCAGCATTACTTTGGTGTAGAAGTGTGATATCTGGTGTTGTTCTGGATGGTATCGACAGAACGGTGATGTTAACAGAGCTTCTGTGTCCATGTGAGCTCAGAACCAGCTGCAGTCAGTGAGGATCCATAAGCAGCGATCTACAGGTTCAGTCCAGAGCCTTATACAGTGATGAACGAGCTGTAAACATCATCATGTCAACTGTTTACTAGGATGCTTGAAAAAACAGGTGCACTGGAACATGCCAAATAAGACGCATCTGAGAAGtgatatcagaatgattttatttatttacatgatcAATGCTCACAAGAAACTGATCTAATCCCACACCCGAGCCGATCCGGAGGAAACACAGCAGACTTACAGAAACATGAGGAACATGAGATTCAGTTACactatggtgtgtgtgtgtgtgtgtttaaatatgggGTGGATTCATACACTCTTGTAATATGATGGAGGCACTGAACGCAAGAAGCACCTTGGTAAGGCATGAGGAACCGAAGCAAACTCAGGAGAAAACCATGCGCAGCTCTGCATTTCACACGCTGTGTAATACACCATGAGCTCTGCTAGCATATGAACAGATCAGTATCTTATCAGCTTTAATACATATGCAAACTTCAGTCGACACCGTGCCAGTAAAAGACAATGAGCAGAGAGCCCTCCTCTGCATCAGAAGCCCTGCGTAGAGTAGAAACGAGCTTCCTGATGCTTCTCGTCCAGAAATAAAGAGGGGAATGACCTGTGCTCTTTTGACAGACACAGTCATGTTTGATGAAATAAAGAGCTGACAAAGAAGAAGGAGAGACAGTACATGTTTTCATCATAAAGTATGGGAGATAATGTGTATTAAATGGACTGGATTATAAAAACCAGCGTCCTCCACGCAGGGAAAGTTTGACTGAATCTCCGAACGCCATCAGTTACGTAAAGCTGCCAACCTGTAACACAACACCAACATCAGTCACTAACACAGAGTACGAGTCGCCAGTGAAACCAGAAGAAACGCACACACTCGACAGCTTCAAAGACATGAAACACTGGGAGTGGTGCCTCTGGAGACGTACCGTCTGGAGAGCTGGTCCTCTTTGTCCTGCGAGCGCACGGACGTCTCTCCCAGTGACGTGGCTCCCGCCGGCAGCTGACTGAGCTGGTCCTCCACCTCCAGGCCACTCTCCTCCGCGATCTGCAGGATCAGATCGTCCACCTGCTCCTGCGGCGTGGTCAGCGTGGTGGCAGAGCTCATGGAGTCCTCCATCACCTGAACAAACACCCAAAACAGACGGCTCTCAGAACAACGGCCTGGGCTCAAACGCTCACGACAAAAAGGATCCAAAGGCTCTCAACACTCACCGAGGTGTGAACGTCCAGATTCTGAACCTGGCTCTCGAACTTGTCCATGACAGCCGACACCTTCTGCAGGTCCATGGAGCTCAGAGCCTTATCCAGAGCTTTGGTCACCTGCGTCATGCTTTTCGTGACTTTTGAAACAGAGCAGGATAAAGGCTGGACTCAGATCAGTGCTTAGAGATGCTGAGAACAGCGATCAGGACACAGTCGTCGCCTCACCCCCTTCATAGTCACGGCTGTCTGGACCTTCGAGGCCACGGCGTCCACACGAGACGCCATGCGCAGCCAGTTCAGACCCTCGTTCTTCTTGCGAATGGCATTCTCTGCGTACACACGCGCACACTCCACGTTCTTCTGCTGGAGAGCCTGGAGAGTTAAACACGCGAATCAGAAGAGGAGATCACAGGACTGCTTTGAAATGAAAAGCTACATGTAGGATATCTAAAGGAAGGATAGGTGACTTCAGAGAGCAGGCAGGACAGCCTATCGTAGCCCTCGGACCGAGGAACATGATTGGACGAATGTTTTATGGTCCCACGCCTTCCACAGATGATTTAGAGAATTTAACTTCGttgtaaatgtgaccctggaccacaaaaccagacattgagatttctacatcatctgaaaggtgaataaataatctctccattgatgtatggtttgttaggaggacaatatttgtctgagatacaactatttgaaaatctggaatctgagggagcaaaaaaaatctaaatattgagaaatcatctttaaagttgttcaaatgaagttcttagcaatgcatattaataatcagaaacttaagttttgatatatttacagtaggaaatttacaaaatatcttcatggaacatgatctttacttaatatcctaatgatttttggcaagaAAGAGAAATCGATAATTTTGAGCCATACACTATTtttttggctatttctacaaatatacctgtgctacttatgactggttttgagaCAAACCTGTGCCTTTACCCATGAGCACCTGTATAAAGATAACAGACACGCCCCTGACTGAGGTTTTCAAGGTAGGGttggtgatttggttcaaaaacatttgttgtCACGCTGGCTTTAGAAAGTCTCTTCACGTCCCGATGGCTATCTCAGACAGAGCTGACGTCACTCTCGCgacacaccccggagcagtgaCGTCACTCTCGCAGCACACACACCCGGGAGCAGTGACGTCACTCTCGCGGCACACACACCCGGGAGCAGTGACGTCACTCTCGCGGCACACACACCCGGGAGCAGTGACGTCACGCGTCGGCTCTCTACCTTTTTCACTTTGGCTTGCTCGGATTTGGAGTCTTTCTCTGCCTTTTTGGCCAGCCGCTCCAGCTGCTTCGACGTGAACTGGAGAAAAAGACGAGATTCAAAGATCAGACGAGACTGCCATCATTAGTGCATCCatagagagggaaagagagagagatagtcaCCTTCAGCTggaagagtgtgtctgtgtgagagaaaCACACAACAATCAATCATTCAGTGTGTGAGACAACACTGTTAACAGTGATAAACGAGTTCAGCTACAGTGTGACACAGAggttaactgtgtgtgtgtgtgtgtgtgtgtgtgtggtgacacAGCAGATCAGTTCAGAGTTCAGAATAAGATCAGGACTCAGTACAGAAATCTGATCAAACCACATTCCTAATAGAAGTCGGTGAGTGTTTAACACGAGTGTTCCTACCGTCCATGTTGATGTTCACTGCGGTTCTATGAGGTCTGGTGGTTTAATTCGATGTTTTCAGCTCGGTTCGTTTGTTTATGTGTCTCCGCTCGagcgtttctctctctcttccgggTTCGGCTGCTCACCCCGACGTCACCGTGGCGTCACGTGCCGCTTCTTCTTCGGGGTTGAACGGCGGCCTGAGCTCGGATGTGTCACCAGCGCCCTCCTCTGGAGCGGTGCGAGTATCTATTACTTTCTCTACTCATAGCACATTTAAGTACTCTGTGCTTTACTAATTGTCCTGTCATTCATAATCTTTCAGTTTCGTTCATCAAGTCCTTTCTCTCTGcttcatattttctgcatttaactAGTAGCAATATAATACCTGACAGTATAGTCACAAGAGTCATTCTGATGCTTTCCTGTGATGTGAAGTGTACTGGTGAGATGAGCCTGTCCCACTCTCAGCGCGGTCTCTTCTGTGAGTGTGAAGCCTATGAGAGCGCGTGCAGGAGCGGGCCGCGAGGCGGCGCTGATGCGCGATCCCGAGCCCGAGCCGCGCGCACAGAAGCAGCAGCTGCTGCAGCGGGAGAAGGGCACAGCGATGGCGGCGTCCATCAGACTCGGGCGGAGCGCCGTCTTCATTGCTCTCAGAGCCATCAAACCCAATCAGCTGACCGCTCAGAACAGACTCATAATCCAGAACAAACGCCAGTGGACAGCAGGCTGGACCGGAAGCGGCTTCAGACACCTGTTTCAGTCTCCTTCAGTATGTGGTGAGTGTTTTCCGGCAGAAGGACGAGActcatatttaataattacagCAGAGTTTACATCATAACAGCACTGTGTGCAGACGAGTGTATGACACTACAGTACTGTAGAACGATGGGATCCAGtgagactaacacacacacacacacacacacacacacacacactctctctttattggcatgacagttgttacaatgtattgccaaagcacagtgtttacactgaatctatatacatgcatgtatatacacatttaaaaagtagaacaaataacattttaaaatttctaagaacaatttataattcaatgtggtgtgtgtgtgtgtgtgtgtgtgtgtgtgtgtgtgtgtgtgtgtgtgtgtgtgtgagagagagagagtgtgtgttttagtgtgtgtgtgtgtgtgtgtgtgtgtgtgtgtgtgtgatttgttgactcctccctcttctttttgtgacaggcatcagtgtatcttgctgctagtaagatacagtcttgtttttcacctaataaatactgaagttgtgttttcttgtttataaTTTTGAAGTCAGAGTAAAGTGTTTCAAATCTGGGATGAAATGTCTTTGTAATGTGTGATAGTCAGAGCAGCGGTGAGGAAGTGTGTCTGTGGGTCAGTAAGGGCAGAAGCGGTCAGTGCTGTGGATATCTGCCTgtctctatagtcagagtatgaCTGCTCAGTCTGGACCTCCTCATCTGTCTTCTTCATTTACAGTCTTTTAGtgtactcagatattctgcagttgtgtaatctctatttagggccaaataacattcaagtttactttgtttctctgttgtttcagtccagtaagttagataattttctttttgtgcttttataatttgGTTGGTCTGAATTGTGTGGATGGATATTTCAGAGTCCTGATGCTGGTTGTTGTTAGTCGTGTTAGTTTGCTTCTGCAGCTTCAGGATCATCTGAatcatgtttcttttttgttatgcgggttcacttcatggtttttaagggctttaaaatggTAAGAGTTGGGGTCGCTCATTTTTAGGTGTGATGGCTGGTTTCTCAATGTGCATTAGTAGAGGGTActggcctaattctgccctgcatgcgttgGTCGTAGTGTTCCTCTGGACTCTGAGGAGACTCTTACAGAACTCAGCATGCAGGGCTTCAGTCGgatttttgtcccatttttcaAATTCGTGATTCAGGAGGACCCCACACTTCACTGCCATATAATGCAATAGGTTCAATGACTGACTGGAATATTTTGAGCCAGATTCTAATTGGTATTTCAATTTGGATAGATTTTCTTgctttctctttcagttcattcacagccaaatTGAACTGAAAGGTATGTGTAGTTTGTGGCATGTTCTATTTTGGTGATACCAAGAGTGAAGCTGtgtctctttccctgaactctgGGTCTCTTCTGGAATGTTAGTACTTTAGTTTTTGTTGGGATTAAtggtcagggcccaggtctgacAGAACGTGTGCAGGACGTCTAGGTTCTGCTGTAGACCCTCTTCTGttggagacagcagaaccagatcATCTGCAAACACAAGAGCTTTATGTTGGTGTCATGTAGTGTGAGGCCAGGTGCTGCTGATTGTTCTAGGACTGTCGCTAATTCATTAATGTAGATATTGAAGAGGGTCGGTGATAGTGGACAGCCCTGCCTCACAACCAGCCCTTGAGTGAAGAATTCTGTTCCtttatttccaattttaattGAGCACAGATTCTTTGAAtagattgtttttataatattgtatgttttacccCCAATACCTGATTCTAGAAGTTTTGACAGCAGACCTTCATGCCAAATTGAATCAAAGGCCTTCTGGAAATCTACAAAGCAAGCagatattttggttttgttttggttgatgTATTTGTCGATCAGGGTGTGTAGGGTGAAGATGTGGTCTGATGTTCTGTAATTTGGGAAGAATCCAATCTGACTTTTGCTGAGGACATTGTGTTCGGTGAGGAAGTGTACGAGTCTTGTGTTGATGATATTACAGAACAGCTTCCCCAGAttactgctcacacacacacacacacacacacacacacactgtctcattctctctttctcacacacacacacacacacacacacacacacgctctctctctctctctctcacctcactcactcacacacacacaccacacactctctctctctctctctctctcactctctctctctctctctcacacaactctctctctctctctctctctctctcactctcactactcacacacacacacacacacacacacacacacacacacacccctctctctctcacactctctctctctctctctctcacaacactctctctctctctctctctctctcactcactccaacacacacacacacacacatacacacacacacacacacactctctctctctcacactctctctctcacactctctcactcacacactcacatcactctcacacacacacacacacactcactctctcactcactgacatacacacacacacacactctctcacacacacacacacacacacacacactctctctctctcacactctctctctctctctctctctctcactcacacactcactcactcactcacacacacactcacactcacacactcactcactcactcacacacacacacacacacacactctctctctcacacacacacacacacacacactctctctcacactcactcactctctcactctctctcactcacactcactcacacactctctctctctctctcactcacactcactcactcacatactcacactcactcactctctctcactctcacacactctcacacacacacatacactctctctctctcacacacacactcacacacacactctctctcactctcactcactcactctctctcactcacacacactctctacacacacacaccactcacactctctcactcacactcactcactcactctctctcactcacacactcactcactcactcacacagacactcactcacacacactcactctctcacacagacactcactcacacacactcactctcacacactcacacagacactcacacacacacacacacacacatacactctctctcactcacactcactcactcacatactcacactcactcactcactctctctcactctcacactctcacacacacacacactctcactcacacacacacacacacacacacacacacacacacactctctctctctctctgtcgtcACTCAGGTTAGTATCAGATGATTGTGACATTGATCAATATTTGCTTTATTGTGTAATTGCTCTCTGctgtcatatttatatttatttaggatTTCATTTGTTTAAGTGCTATTTTTATCGACAAAATCGATCAAATACAACCTTGAAATGTTGAATCTGAACATGTGGGGCACAGATGAAGCAGAACTTGCTCTGGGACCGTCTCTTGTCGTGTTGATCCAGTAATCTCTCGTTTATTGATCATGTGATTTTGTGCTTGTCAGACTTATGAATATCACTAACGTCATATAAACGACTAACATGCATGAAAATCATTCTTTATGCTTTCTTTGTGTGTCACAAACACATTCCAAGTAAAACGGtaacatatttaaattacattaatttcatactaagtatagtttaaATCTAATAACACATTCactcgagacttactgatataaacattataatgtcACGTTATTTGGAAtattacttgtgcacaatgcacatttcctaatattaagcctaaattgtgttttaatgtcactattgatgaggactgtatgatctttgaataatattaatgCTTGAGATTTAAAGTGCACCTGAAGTACAcctgcaatagttccactttagcacaatcaaatacatCTTTAGTTGGATTCAGCACTTCTAACACACCATTAAAGTGCAAAATTAGttgtttcagttttcagtttcagaCTGTAAGAATACCACAATTACAGCTGCAGGTTTTTTTACTAAATGcatatgtgaatgtattttcacCATGGCATCCTCCATGTTAGCATTGTccccttttttttgttattttatttgtgttttgccGTCTGCGCAGGATTGTGATAGAAGAAACACtgtactgaccaatcagcatccagaatCAGCACTGTCCATTTTTATcatttgtgtgtatatgtttttttagtGTATGTAATCCTCTAGAATGCTGCACACGTGCTGTCCATGCTTCTGGATGTGATGTGTATGTATCTGAAGTGGACTGTTGTGTGTCCAGCAGGGGCCGCTCCTCTGAAGGTGCAGATGCCAGCGCTCTCGCCCACCATGGAGGAGGGAAACATTGTCAAATGGCTGAAG
This window harbors:
- the LOC122135649 gene encoding LOW QUALITY PROTEIN: P3 protein-like (The sequence of the model RefSeq protein was modified relative to this genomic sequence to represent the inferred CDS: inserted 1 base in 1 codon); amino-acid sequence: MKTVLALSCLLLIAQAEDPEEPDRNPKPLQYLYIGDGSSQEFEFPQNTPGVIVISSRYRSSGGRKGRESLKQTVRVRSLDPDVISILNVSDSGRSGAVSSYVISIRSGVPGTAPLLIQLLDLYRDXEPVLIEERSDYSIRVAAGGDDPGSSGLAHFSENPVLFALLPLIFINKCAFGCKVEVEVLLGLLRRPVPLLLGVAGQFLIMPLYAYGLSCLVSLPKALSLGLVITCSAPGGGGGYLYSLLLGGDVTLAISMTLISTVVAAAAMPLSSALYGRLLGVHAALHVPFVKILGTLLFIAIPISLGMLVKLRLPAASPASCLLALIRPFSFVLIVGGIFMAYQMGSSILANVQPPIVVAGVTVPVFGLLVGFGLARLAGLAPAQRKTVSIEVGVQNSLLALAVMQLSFQRTEADYASQAPFIVALSSTSEMLLLVLVHIVQRRLCLPPASGTGT
- the LOC109074943 gene encoding charged multivesicular body protein 1a-like, with protein sequence MDDTLFQLKFTSKQLERLAKKAEKDSKSEQAKVKKALQQKNVECARVYAENAIRKKNEGLNWLRMASRVDAVASKVQTAVTMKGVTKSMTQVTKALDKALSSMDLQKVSAVMDKFESQVQNLDVHTSVMEDSMSSATTLTTPQEQVDDLILQIAEESGLEVEDQLSQLPAGATSLGETSVRSQDKEDQLSRRLAALRN